The following are encoded together in the Malaya genurostris strain Urasoe2022 chromosome 3, Malgen_1.1, whole genome shotgun sequence genome:
- the LOC131439520 gene encoding peptidyl-prolyl cis-trans isomerase FKBP8 isoform X2 codes for MDAEKSSSSSFEDLSNLNEQERAEMNSSTEQQQSSTKKDDYMDILGNGTLLKKVLKEGQGERPESRDIALINYTGRLEDGTLVEEEHEFRVQIDDVEVVQGLDMALKLMNVGEQAEVIVNARFAYGEHGFKNEELPERSVPPNAKVIYNVELVSTKEENDLEDKSYASKKEIGNKKRLRGNFWMKRQEYNLAIQSYRRALEYLDESEGGITKPTVSGDVEPSNAELQDLLEDRMKVYNNLALAQLKIAAFDAALKSVEHVLQCQPNNAKALFRKGKILDAKGETKEAIAFLQKAATIDEDDKLIQSELSKLILKSKREARNEKDLYQKMLGHAQKLEQKSKATPSAPNREASKFKLWGYLMGSILIGVAGVAIYRYNNKYF; via the exons ATGGATGCGGAAAAGTCTAGTAGCAGCTCGTTTGAAGATCTTTCAAACCTTAACGAACAGGAACGAGCTGAGATGAACTCTTCAACAGAACAACAGCAATCGAGCACGAAAAAAGATGATTACATGGATATTTTAGGTAATGGAACTCTactgaaaaaagttttaaaagAAGGGCAGGGAGAACGACCAGAAAGTCGTGATATTGCGCTCATTAACTACACCGGACGATTGGAGGATGGTACACTGGTGGAAGAAGAGCATGAATTCCGGGTTCAAATCGACGATGTGGAAGTGGTGCAGGGTCTCGATATGGCACTCAAACTGATGAATGTCGGAGAACAGGCTGAAGTAATCGTCAATGCAAGGTTTGCGTACGGCGAACATGGATTCAAAAATGAAGAATTGCCGGAACGAAGCGTTCCACCAAATGCAAAGGTGATCTACAATGTCGAATTAGTATCGACTAAGGAAGAGAACGACCTCGAGGACAAATCGTATGCATCAAAAAAAGAAATCGGGAACAAAAAACGCCTGAGAGGTAATTTTTGGATGAAAAGACAGGAATATAATTTGGCAATACAAAGTTATCGCCGTGCGCTGGAATATCTTGATGAAAGTGAAGGAGGTATAACGAAACCAACGGTTTCCGGCGATGTGGAG CCCTCGAATGCAGAACTGCAGGATTTACTAGAAGATCGCATGAAGGTTTATAATAACTTGGCGCTGGCTCAGCTGAAAATTGCAGCTTTCGATGCCGCACTGAAGTCGGTCGAGCATGTATTGCAGTGTCAACCGAATAACGCTAAAGCACTGTTTCGCAAGGGAAAG ATACTTGATGCTAAAGGAGAAACAAAGGAAGCAATTGCGTTTCTGCAGAAGGCAGCAACAATCGACGAGGATGACAAGTTAATTCAATCG GAACTATCGAAATTAATCCTCAAATCGAAACGAGAGGCTCGCAATGAAAAAGATCTATACCAAAAGATGCTGGGGCATGCCcaaaaattagaacaaaaatCGAAGGCAACTCCCTCGGCTCCTAATCGTGAAGCATCCAAG TTCAAACTATGGGGCTACTTGATGGGATCCATTCTGATCGGTGTTGCCGGTGTAGCTATCTACCGGTATAACAATAAATACTTTTAA
- the LOC131439520 gene encoding peptidyl-prolyl cis-trans isomerase FKBP8 isoform X1 has product MDAEKSSSSSFEDLSNLNEQERAEMNSSTEQQQSSTKKDDYMDILGNGTLLKKVLKEGQGERPESRDIALINYTGRLEDGTLVEEEHEFRVQIDDVEVVQGLDMALKLMNVGEQAEVIVNARFAYGEHGFKNEELPERSVPPNAKVIYNVELVSTKEENDLEDKSYASKKEIGNKKRLRGNFWMKRQEYNLAIQSYRRALEYLDESEGGITKPTVSGDVEPSNAELQDLLEDRMKVYNNLALAQLKIAAFDAALKSVEHVLQCQPNNAKALFRKGKILDAKGETKEAIAFLQKAATIDEDDKLIQSELSKLILKSKREARNEKDLYQKMLGHAQKLEQKSKATPSAPNREASKLYSFFQFKLWGYLMGSILIGVAGVAIYRYNNKYF; this is encoded by the exons ATGGATGCGGAAAAGTCTAGTAGCAGCTCGTTTGAAGATCTTTCAAACCTTAACGAACAGGAACGAGCTGAGATGAACTCTTCAACAGAACAACAGCAATCGAGCACGAAAAAAGATGATTACATGGATATTTTAGGTAATGGAACTCTactgaaaaaagttttaaaagAAGGGCAGGGAGAACGACCAGAAAGTCGTGATATTGCGCTCATTAACTACACCGGACGATTGGAGGATGGTACACTGGTGGAAGAAGAGCATGAATTCCGGGTTCAAATCGACGATGTGGAAGTGGTGCAGGGTCTCGATATGGCACTCAAACTGATGAATGTCGGAGAACAGGCTGAAGTAATCGTCAATGCAAGGTTTGCGTACGGCGAACATGGATTCAAAAATGAAGAATTGCCGGAACGAAGCGTTCCACCAAATGCAAAGGTGATCTACAATGTCGAATTAGTATCGACTAAGGAAGAGAACGACCTCGAGGACAAATCGTATGCATCAAAAAAAGAAATCGGGAACAAAAAACGCCTGAGAGGTAATTTTTGGATGAAAAGACAGGAATATAATTTGGCAATACAAAGTTATCGCCGTGCGCTGGAATATCTTGATGAAAGTGAAGGAGGTATAACGAAACCAACGGTTTCCGGCGATGTGGAG CCCTCGAATGCAGAACTGCAGGATTTACTAGAAGATCGCATGAAGGTTTATAATAACTTGGCGCTGGCTCAGCTGAAAATTGCAGCTTTCGATGCCGCACTGAAGTCGGTCGAGCATGTATTGCAGTGTCAACCGAATAACGCTAAAGCACTGTTTCGCAAGGGAAAG ATACTTGATGCTAAAGGAGAAACAAAGGAAGCAATTGCGTTTCTGCAGAAGGCAGCAACAATCGACGAGGATGACAAGTTAATTCAATCG GAACTATCGAAATTAATCCTCAAATCGAAACGAGAGGCTCGCAATGAAAAAGATCTATACCAAAAGATGCTGGGGCATGCCcaaaaattagaacaaaaatCGAAGGCAACTCCCTCGGCTCCTAATCGTGAAGCATCCAAG CTATACTCTTTTTTCCAGTTCAAACTATGGGGCTACTTGATGGGATCCATTCTGATCGGTGTTGCCGGTGTAGCTATCTACCGGTATAACAATAAATACTTTTAA